The window GCCGGTCGGTGTGTTGAAGGAGACCTGGTCGGCCGCGTCGTACGGCTTGCCCGAGAGCGGGTGGCCACCGGAACCGCAGGCGGTGACGCCCGCTCCCAGGGAGACCACCAACAGGGTGCAGCCGGCGACCGTACGGTTACGGGGTGATGTGCTCATGAGTTCACCGTAGGAACGCCCGTCAGGCGTGGCGCGCCGGGTGACCCGACCGAGCTACGGACGGTGTGGCAAAAGGGGGAAGCCCGGACCTCCTCTCGGAGTGTCCGGGCTTCCGTCCGCTCTGCGCGTGTTACGGGCGCGGTGTCACTGGTTCTGGCTCTCGCCCCGGTAGTACTCGAAGACCCAGCCCCAGAGACCGATCAGGATGATCGGGGTGGAGAAGTACAGCAGCCACCAGCCGAAGACGACGCCCATGAAGGCGAGGGCGCCACCGATGCCGAGGGCGAGGGGCTGCCAGCTGTGCGGGCTGAAGAACCCGATCTCACCGGCGCCGTCCGCGACGTCGGCCTCCTTGTCGTCCTGCGCGCCCACGTCGACCCGCCGGGCCGTGAAGGCCAGGTAGTAGCCGACCATGATGCACAGGCCGAAGGCCAGGAACAGCGCCGTGGTACCGGCCGGCTCCTTCGACCACACGCCATAGACGATCGCCATGGCGAGGACGAAGACGCTCAGCCAGATGAACATCTTGCCTTGGACCTTCACTTGCCGGCCTCCTTGCCGCTGGCCGCGAGCTCGTCCGCCGCCGGGCCGCCGTGCGCGAGCTGTTCGAGCGCGGCGATCTCCGGGTGGTGCAGGTCGAACGCCGGGGATTCACTGCGGATCCGCGGCAGGGTGAGGAAGTTGTGCCGCGGCGGCGGGCAGGACGTCGCCCACTCCAGCGAGCGGCCGTAGCCCCACGGGTCGTCGACCTCGACCTTCTTGCCGTACTTGGCCGTCTTCCACACGTTGTAGAGGAACGGCAGGATCGACAGACCGAGGACGAACGAGGCGATCGTGGAGATCGTGTTCAGCGCGGTGAACCCGTCGGCCGCGAGGTAGTCCGCGTAACGACGCGGCATGCCCTCCGCGCCCAGCCAGTGCTGGACGAGGAACGTGCCGTGGAAGCCGATGAACAGCGTCCAGAAGGTGATCTTGCCGAGGCGTTCGTCGAGCATCTTGCCCGTCATCTTCGGCCACCAGAAGTGGAAGCCGGAGAACATCGCGAAGACGACGGTGCCGAACACCACGTAGTGGAAGTGCGCCACCACGAAGTACGAGTCCGAGACGTGGAAGTCCATCGGCGGCGAGGCCAGGATGACACCGGTCAGACCACCGAAGGTGAAGGTGATCAGGAAGCCGGTGGCCCAGAGCATCGGTGTCTCGAAGGACAACGAGCCCTTCCACATCGTTCCGATCCAGTTGAAGAACTTCACGCCCGTCGGTACGGCGATGAGGAACGTCATGAAGGAGAAGAACGGTAGGAGCACGCCGCCCGTGACGTACATGTGGTGCGCCCACACCGTGACCGAGAGGCCGGCGATCGCGATGGTCGCTCCGATCAGGCCCATGTAGCCGAACATCGGCTTACGGGAGAAGACCGGGATGACCTCGGAGATGATGCCGAAGAACGGCAGGGCGATGATGTACACCTCTGGATGGCCGAAGAACCAGAAGAGGTGTTGCCAGAGCAACGCGCCGCCGTTGGCCGCGTCGAAGACGTGCGCGCCGAACTTGCGGTCCGCCTCCAGGGCGAACAGCGCGGCCGCGAGGACCGGGAAGGCGAGCAGGACCAGGACACCGGTCAGCAGCACGTTCCACACGAAGATCGGCATGCGGAACATGGTCATGCCGGGCGCGCGCATGCAGATGATCGTGGTGATGAAGTTGACCGAGCCGAGGATCGTGCCGAAGCCGGAGAAGGCCAGACCCATGATCCACATGTCGGCGCCGATACCCGGGCTGCGGACCGCGTCCGACAGCGGGCTGTAGGCGAACCAGCCGAAGTCGGCCGCGCCCTGCGGGGTGAGGAAGCCGGCGACCGCGATGAGCGAACCGAAGAGGTACAGCCA is drawn from Streptomyces bottropensis ATCC 25435 and contains these coding sequences:
- a CDS encoding cytochrome c oxidase subunit 4, encoding MKVQGKMFIWLSVFVLAMAIVYGVWSKEPAGTTALFLAFGLCIMVGYYLAFTARRVDVGAQDDKEADVADGAGEIGFFSPHSWQPLALGIGGALAFMGVVFGWWLLYFSTPIILIGLWGWVFEYYRGESQNQ
- the ctaD gene encoding cytochrome c oxidase subunit I, translating into MSILNEPQGAETAGSHYEDELPVRRQRRGEVVVKWLTTTDHKTIGTLYLVTSFAFFCIGGVMALFMRAELARPGTQIMSNEQFNQAFTMHGTIMLLMFATPLFAGFANWIMPLQIGAPDVAFPRLNMFAYWLYLFGSLIAVAGFLTPQGAADFGWFAYSPLSDAVRSPGIGADMWIMGLAFSGFGTILGSVNFITTIICMRAPGMTMFRMPIFVWNVLLTGVLVLLAFPVLAAALFALEADRKFGAHVFDAANGGALLWQHLFWFFGHPEVYIIALPFFGIISEVIPVFSRKPMFGYMGLIGATIAIAGLSVTVWAHHMYVTGGVLLPFFSFMTFLIAVPTGVKFFNWIGTMWKGSLSFETPMLWATGFLITFTFGGLTGVILASPPMDFHVSDSYFVVAHFHYVVFGTVVFAMFSGFHFWWPKMTGKMLDERLGKITFWTLFIGFHGTFLVQHWLGAEGMPRRYADYLAADGFTALNTISTIASFVLGLSILPFLYNVWKTAKYGKKVEVDDPWGYGRSLEWATSCPPPRHNFLTLPRIRSESPAFDLHHPEIAALEQLAHGGPAADELAASGKEAGK